The Saccharomonospora cyanea NA-134 genome includes a region encoding these proteins:
- a CDS encoding response regulator transcription factor, with protein sequence MTRTIGVVLVDDEPLIRTGLRAILESEDDLAVVGEAADGAEVAGLVRRVRPDVVLMDVRMPVVDGIAATEHLLSVVPDPPKIIVVTTFDNDDYVYSALRAGASGFVLKRARPEELVAAVRTVCAGDSLLYPSALRRMAARHAVTGSRLREAGLTERERQVLRLMAAGLSNAEVAGELFLGVETVKTYVGNVLAKLGARDRTQAVIAAYESGFVSPGGDRR encoded by the coding sequence GTGACGCGGACGATCGGTGTCGTGCTCGTGGACGACGAGCCGCTCATCAGGACGGGGCTGCGAGCGATCCTGGAGTCGGAGGACGATCTGGCCGTGGTGGGCGAGGCGGCCGACGGCGCCGAGGTGGCCGGCCTGGTGCGCCGCGTACGTCCCGACGTCGTGCTGATGGACGTGCGCATGCCGGTCGTCGACGGCATCGCGGCCACCGAACACCTCCTGTCCGTGGTGCCGGACCCGCCGAAGATCATCGTGGTGACCACGTTCGACAACGACGACTACGTCTACTCGGCGCTGCGGGCGGGCGCCAGCGGTTTCGTGCTGAAACGCGCTCGCCCCGAGGAACTCGTCGCGGCCGTGCGGACGGTGTGCGCGGGCGACTCGCTGCTGTACCCGTCGGCGTTGCGGCGGATGGCGGCCCGGCACGCCGTGACCGGGTCGCGGTTGCGGGAGGCGGGGCTCACCGAACGGGAGCGGCAGGTGCTGCGGCTGATGGCCGCGGGCTTGTCCAACGCCGAGGTCGCGGGCGAGCTGTTCCTCGGCGTCGAGACGGTGAAGACCTACGTCGGCAACGTCCTCGCGAAGCTCGGGGCCCGCGACCGTACCCAGGCGGTGATCGCGGCGTACGAGTCGGGATTCGTGTCTCCGGGCGGAGACCGGCGATGA
- a CDS encoding sensor histidine kinase, which yields MARWLFGWFARPATYRRWVYFILGGALFVPFLLFGAVLVPAVVPVAATALGALLIGGGAALLVLGAVGFLPAVRVLEGAAVRELLDDPVPDAEFGATDDWSVRVRSAVMFAAHVLAGGVLSTLSLALPVLVAMTIPVPFTGRISLGVPEPVLVPRGWAGAWIPVLAVLTTLALVPVVATSGAVFRRMAVSLLGPSVADRIARLERRTDRLLERTRLARELHDSVGHALSIVAVQAGAARRLLRRDADASETALEAIEAAARAALDDLDHVLGLLREDGEAVSRAPRAGLSDLPALLSATRLAGVSVDADVRGDPEAVAPVVSREAYRIVQECLTNAVRHAGRVPVTVRVEVIGPTVAITVRNRIADPGRARGGRGGRGLRGMRERVDVLGGTLEAGPDADDWVVDVRLPTGRAAS from the coding sequence ATGGCACGGTGGTTGTTCGGGTGGTTCGCCCGTCCCGCGACCTATCGCCGGTGGGTGTACTTCATCCTCGGCGGCGCGCTCTTCGTGCCGTTCCTGCTGTTCGGGGCGGTGCTCGTGCCTGCGGTCGTACCGGTGGCCGCCACCGCGCTCGGCGCACTGCTGATCGGTGGCGGTGCCGCGTTGCTGGTGCTCGGCGCGGTGGGGTTCCTGCCCGCCGTGCGGGTGCTGGAGGGCGCGGCCGTGCGGGAACTGCTCGACGACCCGGTGCCCGACGCCGAGTTCGGCGCGACCGACGACTGGTCGGTGCGTGTGCGGTCGGCGGTGATGTTCGCCGCGCACGTTCTCGCGGGTGGTGTGCTGAGCACACTGAGTCTCGCACTACCGGTGCTCGTGGCGATGACGATCCCGGTGCCGTTCACCGGGCGGATCTCGCTAGGGGTTCCCGAGCCGGTGCTCGTGCCGCGAGGCTGGGCTGGAGCGTGGATACCGGTGCTGGCCGTGCTGACGACGCTGGCGCTGGTGCCGGTGGTGGCCACCTCCGGGGCGGTGTTCCGGCGGATGGCGGTCTCCCTGCTGGGGCCGAGCGTCGCCGATCGGATCGCGCGGCTGGAACGCAGGACCGACCGGTTGCTCGAACGCACGCGGCTCGCGCGGGAACTGCACGACTCGGTGGGGCACGCGCTCAGCATCGTCGCAGTGCAGGCGGGCGCCGCCAGGCGGCTGCTGCGAAGGGACGCGGATGCCTCCGAAACGGCCCTCGAAGCGATCGAGGCCGCGGCGAGGGCCGCCCTCGACGACCTCGACCACGTGCTCGGGCTGCTGCGCGAGGACGGCGAGGCGGTGTCGCGGGCACCGCGGGCCGGGCTGAGTGACCTACCCGCGCTGCTGTCGGCCACCAGGCTCGCCGGGGTGTCGGTCGACGCCGACGTCCGGGGTGATCCGGAGGCCGTCGCGCCCGTGGTGTCGCGCGAGGCGTACCGCATCGTGCAGGAATGCCTGACCAACGCCGTCCGCCACGCCGGTAGGGTGCCGGTGACCGTGCGAGTGGAGGTCATCGGACCGACGGTCGCGATCACGGTGCGCAACCGGATCGCCGACCCCGGCCGGGCGCGAGGTGGGCGCGGCGGGAGAGGACTGCGGGGGATGAGGGAGCGCGTCGACGTGCTCGGGGGGACGCTGGAGGCGGGCCCCGATGCGGACGACTGGGTGGTCGACGTGCGGCTGCCCACGGGAAGGGCGGCGTCGTGA